From the genome of Haematobia irritans isolate KBUSLIRL unplaced genomic scaffold, ASM5000362v1 scaffold_6, whole genome shotgun sequence, one region includes:
- the LOC142242592 gene encoding histone H2A: MSGRGKGGKVKGKAKSRSNRAGLQFPVGRIHRLLRKGNYAERVGAGAPVYLAAVMEYLAAEVLELAGNAARDNKKTRIIPRHLQLAIRNDEELNKLLSGVTIAQGGVLPNIQAVLLPKKTEKKA, from the coding sequence atgtctggacgcggtaaaggtggcaaagttaagggaaaggcaaagtctcgttccaatcgtgctgggcttcaattccccgtcggtcgtattcatcgtcttttgcgcaaaggcaactatgctgagcgtgttggtgctggagctccagtttacttggctgctgtgatggaatacttggccgctgaagttcttgaattggctggtaacgctgctcgtgacaacaaaaagacaagaattatccctcgtcacttgcaattggctatccgtaatgacgaagaattgaacaaattgttgtccggtgtcaccattgctcaaggtggtgtattgccaaacatccaagctgttctcttgcccaagaagaccgaaaagaaggcttaa
- the LOC142242655 gene encoding histone H3, whose protein sequence is MARTKQTARKSTGGKAPRKQLATKAARKSAPATGGVKKPHRFRPGTVALREIRRYQKSTELLIRKLPFQRLVREIAQDFKTDLRFQSSAVMALQEASEAYLVGLFEDTNLCAIHAKRVTIMPKDIQLARRIRGERA, encoded by the coding sequence ATGGCTCGTACCAAGCAAACTGCCCGTAAATCTACCGGTGGCAAAGCCCCTCGTAAGCAATTGGCTACTAAAGCTGCTCGTAAGAGTGCCCCAGCCACCGGCGGTGTCAAGAAGCCCCATCGTTTCCGCCCTGGTACCGTTGCTTTGCGTGAAATCCGTCGTTACCAAAAGAGCACAGAATTGTTGATCCGCAAATTGCCTTTCCAACGTTTGGTTCGTGAAATTGCCCAAGATTTCAAAACTGACTTGCGTTTCCAGAGTTCTGCTGTCATGGCCTTGCAAGAAGCTAGCGAAGCCTACTTGGTTGGTCTATTCGAAGATACCAACTTGTGCGCTATCCATGCTAAGCGTGTCACCATCATGCCCAAGGATATCCAATTGGCCAGACGTATTCGTGGAGAACgtgcttaa